The Halobacterium litoreum genome includes a region encoding these proteins:
- a CDS encoding DNA-3-methyladenine glycosylase family protein: MSEQAVEYLRDDRVLSTVVNEHGPVTLEPVDNLFQRFVISIIRQQVSMQSAAAIRERLFDTIDVTPRSIERTNTEALLNVGLSQAKADYIQNIATAFMENEYSHAYFEEMSNDDVVTELTNIKGVGPWTARMQLMFGLGRPDVFPVEDLGIRKGMETLFEEEMTRGEMRDAATRWKPFRSYASLYLWKAYED; this comes from the coding sequence ATGAGCGAGCAAGCCGTCGAATATCTCCGCGACGACAGAGTCCTCAGCACGGTCGTCAACGAACATGGGCCAGTTACTCTCGAACCTGTTGACAATCTCTTTCAACGGTTCGTCATCTCAATTATTCGCCAGCAGGTATCTATGCAATCAGCTGCCGCAATACGCGAACGCCTTTTCGACACTATTGACGTCACCCCCAGATCCATCGAGCGTACCAATACCGAAGCCCTGCTCAATGTAGGTCTCTCACAAGCGAAAGCCGACTACATCCAAAACATCGCTACTGCATTCATGGAAAACGAATACTCCCATGCCTACTTTGAAGAAATGAGCAACGACGACGTCGTCACGGAACTCACCAATATCAAAGGCGTCGGCCCTTGGACGGCTCGTATGCAACTGATGTTTGGGTTGGGTCGGCCTGACGTCTTCCCCGTCGAGGACCTCGGCATTCGAAAGGGAATGGAGACTCTCTTTGAAGAAGAGATGACGAGGGGAGAAATGCGAGACGCGGCAACCCGCTGGAAGCCGTTTCGATCCTATGCATCTCTCTATCTTTGGAAGGCCTACGAGGACTAA
- a CDS encoding tyrosine-type recombinase/integrase has translation MFEEFEEFVVDLELNQEASENTVSIRERHLSEFSEFVDVDDVEDVSRRDISRYVDWLVDEGYAPNTIESRYGSVSAAYNHLFVEDLVDNNPIKRMKRKAIRKKAQKAKTEAEKKAEDDAKDYLTKAEVYELAESVPEPTDRNELLVKLLFWTGARVSEVVRIDIGRDGSVDGEGSDIDVQKPCIKVYAPKTDESRSVSYPRGEINPLLRDWVRNGRLRYKYANESRRLFLGRKKPLTESGVARVVKKAAENAGIQEVDHVSKDGRKYHRVTPHLLRHSHAMYQHNERGVSFDELKAHLGHSSVDTTEKFYAEGTEEMVVNTFGSE, from the coding sequence ATGTTCGAGGAGTTCGAGGAGTTCGTTGTTGACCTGGAACTGAATCAGGAGGCCTCGGAGAATACCGTGAGTATCCGCGAGCGCCATCTTTCGGAGTTCTCGGAGTTCGTGGACGTTGACGACGTCGAGGACGTGAGTCGCCGCGACATTTCCCGTTACGTCGATTGGTTGGTTGACGAGGGATATGCACCGAACACCATTGAATCGCGGTATGGCTCCGTCTCGGCGGCATACAATCATCTGTTTGTGGAGGACTTGGTTGACAACAATCCGATTAAGCGGATGAAGCGGAAGGCGATTCGGAAGAAGGCACAGAAGGCGAAGACGGAGGCGGAGAAGAAAGCGGAGGACGATGCGAAGGACTACCTCACGAAGGCTGAGGTCTACGAGTTGGCCGAGAGTGTTCCTGAACCGACCGATAGGAACGAACTGCTCGTGAAACTGCTATTCTGGACGGGGGCGCGAGTGAGTGAAGTCGTCCGAATTGACATAGGGCGGGATGGTTCTGTTGACGGCGAGGGAAGCGACATTGACGTCCAGAAACCCTGTATCAAGGTGTACGCGCCGAAGACGGACGAATCACGGTCTGTTTCCTATCCACGGGGGGAGATTAACCCACTTCTCCGTGACTGGGTTCGGAACGGACGGCTCCGCTACAAGTACGCCAACGAGTCGCGCAGGCTGTTCCTCGGACGGAAGAAGCCCCTGACGGAGAGTGGTGTTGCGAGAGTCGTGAAGAAGGCGGCGGAGAACGCGGGAATACAAGAGGTTGATCATGTGTCGAAAGACGGGCGTAAGTACCACCGCGTCACCCCCCACTTGCTTAGGCATAGCCACGCGATGTACCAGCACAACGAGCGCGGTGTTTCCTTCGATGAATTGAAGGCTCATCTCGGCCACTCGTCGGTTGATACCACGGAGAAGTTCTACGCGGAGGGTACGGAGGAAATGGTCGTCAATACGTTTGGTTCCGAGTAG
- a CDS encoding branched-chain amino acid ABC transporter permease, with protein MVAFFGVYPLIYSFLGGVAEFEAFLPQTETMIAVFYFGLFAMSFDFISGYTGYLSFGHAAFYGAGGYFVVLVASGKIPLLPAGTPFMVSLLLAGVLAALLAVVIGSVSFRLSGVYFAMITLGFAQVLYVLMRDWDYLGSNPRDGVSVSNSLHPEGFEIGVPFVDALNFAIGPLRGDELDLLFLDLGATEVSYYMVGLVVLVCYLAMQRMVHSPFGRVLVAIRENEERARAVGYDTFRYKLAAFAASGFFAGIAGGLFAGYRRSVTPDNSLYFLVSGDALLASIIGGFGTLAGPLYGRLFDRSIREFLSKTGGGGGLLPLLRDYVPAGVLETPILNGMTVGQGIETFLNGHAALYLGVVFVMFVLYVPGGLLGALRDRLGGTVAKQLPAYLARFKR; from the coding sequence GTGGTGGCGTTCTTCGGGGTCTACCCGCTGATTTACTCGTTCCTCGGCGGCGTCGCCGAGTTCGAGGCGTTCCTCCCGCAGACGGAGACGATGATTGCGGTGTTCTACTTCGGGCTGTTCGCGATGAGTTTCGACTTCATCAGCGGCTACACGGGCTACCTGTCGTTCGGCCACGCCGCGTTCTACGGCGCGGGCGGCTACTTCGTCGTGCTCGTCGCCAGCGGGAAGATTCCGCTGCTCCCGGCGGGCACGCCGTTCATGGTGAGTCTGCTGCTCGCGGGCGTGCTCGCGGCGCTGCTCGCCGTCGTCATCGGGTCGGTGTCGTTCCGGCTCTCCGGCGTCTACTTCGCGATGATAACCCTCGGGTTCGCGCAGGTGCTGTACGTGCTGATGCGGGACTGGGACTACCTCGGGTCGAACCCCCGTGACGGCGTCTCCGTCAGCAACAGCCTCCACCCCGAGGGCTTCGAAATCGGCGTGCCGTTCGTGGACGCGCTGAACTTCGCAATCGGCCCGCTCCGCGGGGACGAACTCGACTTGTTGTTCCTCGACCTCGGCGCGACCGAAGTGTCGTACTACATGGTCGGCCTCGTGGTGCTGGTCTGCTACCTCGCGATGCAGCGCATGGTACACTCGCCGTTCGGTCGCGTGCTCGTCGCCATCCGCGAGAACGAGGAGCGCGCCCGCGCGGTCGGCTACGACACGTTCCGGTACAAACTCGCGGCGTTCGCCGCGAGCGGCTTCTTCGCCGGCATCGCGGGCGGCCTGTTCGCGGGCTACCGGCGGTCGGTCACGCCGGACAACTCGCTTTACTTCCTCGTCAGCGGGGACGCCCTGCTGGCCTCCATCATCGGCGGGTTCGGCACGCTCGCCGGGCCGCTGTACGGTCGGCTGTTCGACCGGAGCATCCGCGAGTTCCTCTCGAAGACCGGGGGCGGCGGCGGCCTGCTCCCGCTGCTCCGTGACTACGTGCCCGCCGGCGTGCTCGAAACGCCGATTCTGAACGGGATGACCGTCGGGCAGGGCATCGAGACGTTCCTGAACGGGCACGCCGCGCTCTACCTCGGCGTCGTGTTCGTGATGTTCGTGCTGTACGTGCCCGGCGGCCTGCTCGGCGCGCTGCGCGACCGCCTCGGCGGCACCGTCGCGAAGCAACTCCCGGCGTACCTCGCGAGGTTCAAGCGATGA
- a CDS encoding 3-oxoacyl-ACP synthase produces the protein MTVCLTGYGVYTPDETVTGEEIAAESGIPEAVVVEKMGIERKHVCPPDADHATDMCVEAAEDALADADVAPEELDLVLYHGSEFKDYVVWSAAANVAERLGADAAYATESYTLCAGAPLAIRQTRAQLQTGDVDTALLVSASREEDLVDYGDEDASFMFNFGSGASAFVLERDAGDRTRAVVHESAALTDGSFSEDVIMPAGGSERPPSRETVDAGLHALTVASDDMKERIAPVSGPNFLDVADDALERSGLTREDLDFVALTHMKRSFHDWLTDELGVGEDAHHYLDEYGHVQSVDQALALDEGVRAGNVESGDTVLFLAAGTGYTWAATALEWRG, from the coding sequence ATGACCGTCTGTCTCACCGGCTACGGCGTCTACACGCCCGACGAGACGGTGACCGGCGAGGAAATCGCCGCGGAGAGCGGGATTCCCGAGGCGGTCGTCGTGGAGAAGATGGGCATCGAACGGAAACACGTCTGTCCGCCGGACGCCGACCACGCGACCGACATGTGCGTCGAGGCGGCCGAAGACGCGCTCGCGGACGCCGACGTGGCCCCCGAAGAACTCGATTTGGTGCTCTACCACGGGAGCGAGTTCAAGGACTACGTGGTGTGGTCGGCGGCCGCGAACGTCGCCGAGCGCCTCGGCGCCGATGCGGCGTACGCGACCGAGAGTTACACGCTGTGTGCGGGCGCGCCCCTCGCGATTCGGCAGACGCGCGCCCAACTCCAGACCGGCGACGTGGACACCGCCCTGTTGGTGTCCGCGAGCCGCGAGGAGGACCTCGTGGACTACGGCGACGAGGACGCCTCCTTCATGTTCAACTTCGGGAGCGGCGCGTCCGCGTTCGTGCTGGAGCGGGACGCCGGCGACCGCACGCGAGCGGTCGTCCACGAGTCCGCCGCGCTCACGGACGGCAGTTTCTCGGAGGACGTAATCATGCCCGCTGGCGGGTCGGAGCGCCCGCCGTCGCGGGAGACGGTGGACGCCGGGCTGCACGCGCTCACCGTCGCCTCGGACGACATGAAGGAGCGAATCGCGCCCGTCAGCGGCCCGAACTTCCTCGACGTCGCGGACGACGCGCTGGAGCGCTCGGGGCTGACGCGCGAGGACCTCGATTTCGTGGCGCTGACGCACATGAAGCGGTCGTTCCACGACTGGCTGACCGACGAACTGGGCGTGGGCGAGGACGCCCACCACTACCTCGACGAGTACGGGCACGTCCAGAGCGTGGACCAGGCGCTCGCACTCGACGAGGGCGTACGGGCCGGGAACGTCGAGTCCGGGGACACGGTGTTGTTCCTCGCGGCCGGCACCGGCTACACGTGGGCGGCGACCGCGCTGGAGTGGCGCGGGTAG
- a CDS encoding 3-hydroxyacyl-CoA dehydrogenase/enoyl-CoA hydratase family protein, giving the protein MDVDDIETIAVLGAGNMGHGIAEVAALAGFDVHLRDIKEEFVQKGYDQLEWSLNKLAEKEQIGEAEAEAALDRVTPIVDLEEAVEDADFVVEAVPEKMDIKKNVYRELEQHAPDEAVFATNTSSLSVTELSEVTDRPERFCGMHFFNPPVRMQLVEVISGAHTDPEVLDLTEDLAEAMGKTPVRVRKDSPGFIVNRVLVPLLNEAAWLVEDDVATIAEVDSTTKYDIGLPMGAFELADQVGVDVSYDVLDYMQGVLGDAYEPCPLLVEKVEAEKLGKKTGEGFYDYDDGGADVPTDQIREDVADRLVAVMANEVAKLVGNDVADPAEIDEAVMLGAGYPEGPAKMADDAGIDYLYETLDNLYEETGAARYEPAEYLGTLAESGDQFHASAEDSEGDTPSFSSVAVSVDGKVGHLEIDRPHRMNTISGELLDELSEAVDVLAADDDVRAILLTGAGEKAFSAGADVQSMAGSADPIDAVELSRKGQQTFGKLEACDVPVVAGIDGYCLGGGMELATCADMRVASTRSELGQPEHNLGLLPGWGGTQRLKHIVGEGRAKEIIFTGDRFDPETMADYGFVNEVVANDEFEDRAWELARDLAAGPPIAQRYTKRAMLAGRDDTDAGLEIEAQAFGQLMNTQDLMEGISAFSADRDPEFEGH; this is encoded by the coding sequence ATGGACGTAGACGACATCGAGACCATCGCCGTTCTCGGCGCAGGAAACATGGGCCACGGCATCGCGGAAGTCGCCGCGCTCGCCGGCTTCGACGTACACCTCCGAGACATCAAAGAGGAGTTCGTCCAGAAGGGCTACGACCAACTCGAGTGGTCGCTGAACAAACTCGCCGAGAAAGAGCAGATCGGCGAGGCCGAGGCGGAGGCGGCGCTGGACCGCGTGACGCCCATCGTCGACCTCGAAGAGGCCGTCGAGGACGCCGACTTCGTGGTGGAGGCGGTGCCGGAGAAGATGGACATCAAGAAGAACGTCTACCGGGAACTCGAACAGCACGCCCCGGACGAGGCCGTGTTCGCGACGAACACGTCCTCGCTGTCCGTCACGGAACTCTCCGAGGTCACGGACCGCCCGGAGCGGTTCTGCGGGATGCACTTCTTCAATCCGCCGGTGCGGATGCAGCTCGTCGAGGTCATCTCCGGCGCGCACACCGACCCCGAGGTGCTCGACCTGACCGAGGACCTCGCGGAGGCGATGGGGAAGACGCCGGTGCGCGTCCGGAAGGACTCGCCGGGGTTCATCGTCAACCGCGTGCTCGTCCCGCTCCTGAACGAGGCCGCGTGGCTCGTCGAGGACGACGTGGCGACCATCGCCGAGGTCGACTCCACGACGAAGTACGACATCGGCCTGCCGATGGGCGCGTTCGAACTCGCCGACCAGGTCGGCGTCGACGTCTCCTACGACGTGCTCGACTACATGCAGGGCGTGCTCGGCGACGCCTACGAGCCGTGCCCGCTGCTCGTCGAGAAGGTCGAAGCCGAGAAACTCGGGAAGAAGACGGGCGAGGGCTTCTACGACTACGACGACGGCGGCGCGGACGTGCCGACCGACCAGATTCGCGAGGACGTCGCCGACCGCCTCGTCGCCGTGATGGCCAACGAGGTCGCGAAGCTCGTCGGGAACGACGTCGCCGACCCCGCGGAAATCGACGAGGCCGTGATGCTCGGCGCGGGCTACCCCGAGGGCCCCGCGAAGATGGCCGACGACGCCGGTATCGACTACCTCTACGAGACGCTCGACAACCTCTACGAGGAGACCGGCGCGGCGCGCTACGAGCCCGCCGAGTACCTCGGGACGCTCGCCGAGAGCGGCGACCAGTTCCACGCGTCCGCCGAGGACAGCGAGGGCGACACGCCGTCGTTCAGTAGCGTCGCCGTCTCCGTCGACGGGAAGGTCGGCCACCTCGAAATCGACCGCCCGCACCGCATGAACACCATCAGCGGCGAACTCCTCGACGAGCTCTCGGAGGCCGTCGACGTGCTCGCCGCGGACGACGACGTGCGCGCCATCCTCCTGACGGGCGCCGGCGAGAAGGCGTTCTCCGCGGGCGCCGACGTCCAGTCGATGGCGGGGAGCGCGGACCCCATCGACGCCGTCGAACTCTCCCGGAAGGGCCAGCAGACGTTCGGCAAACTCGAGGCCTGTGACGTGCCCGTCGTCGCCGGCATCGACGGCTACTGTCTCGGCGGCGGGATGGAACTCGCGACCTGCGCGGACATGCGCGTCGCGTCCACCCGCAGCGAACTCGGACAGCCCGAACACAACCTCGGTCTCCTGCCGGGGTGGGGCGGCACCCAGCGTCTGAAGCACATCGTCGGCGAGGGTCGCGCGAAGGAGATTATCTTCACCGGTGACCGCTTCGACCCCGAGACGATGGCCGACTACGGCTTCGTGAACGAGGTCGTCGCGAACGACGAGTTCGAGGACCGCGCGTGGGAACTCGCCCGCGACCTCGCCGCCGGCCCGCCCATCGCCCAGCGCTACACGAAGCGCGCGATGCTCGCCGGCCGCGACGACACTGACGCCGGCCTCGAAATCGAAGCGCAGGCGTTCGGCCAACTGATGAACACCCAGGACCTGATGGAAGGCATCAGCGCGTTCTCCGCGGACCGCGACCCCGAATTCGAGGGTCACTGA
- a CDS encoding ribbon-helix-helix domain-containing protein, translating into MPHVGVSVNEATKEDWEEYVEETDYGSISELVRSSVRKEIARESDGDGVPREVEAELTEVAETQATLREQMADLLEGFEDVEAATATQYPSEIVELGHDIAGELEEVHADRFAEWESETQSELWDVAQEQSGNVSVGEVKDALEYLEENLSYVRTKPRGPSEYFRVRGQPANVRNRERGDE; encoded by the coding sequence ATGCCACACGTTGGCGTCAGCGTGAACGAGGCGACGAAGGAGGACTGGGAGGAGTACGTCGAGGAAACTGATTATGGAAGCATCAGCGAGTTAGTTCGATCATCAGTACGGAAGGAGATTGCAAGGGAGAGTGACGGCGACGGGGTTCCCCGCGAAGTTGAAGCGGAGTTAACTGAGGTTGCAGAGACACAGGCCACACTCCGCGAACAGATGGCCGACCTACTGGAAGGCTTCGAGGACGTCGAGGCGGCGACGGCGACTCAGTACCCGTCGGAGATCGTGGAACTTGGCCACGACATTGCGGGCGAACTTGAGGAAGTTCACGCCGACCGATTCGCGGAGTGGGAGAGTGAGACGCAGAGCGAGCTGTGGGACGTCGCGCAGGAACAGTCGGGGAACGTGAGTGTTGGGGAAGTGAAGGACGCGCTGGAGTATTTGGAGGAGAACCTGTCCTATGTTCGGACGAAGCCACGGGGGCCGAGTGAGTATTTCCGCGTGAGGGGACAGCCAGCAAACGTGCGGAATCGGGAACGAGGTGACGAGTGA
- a CDS encoding spondin domain-containing protein codes for MTADDLGETTANRQTTAGGSETTAGGPVMTRRRALALGGAGVGALALGGAPFVTAQSADGKAARTYRVTVTNLTRGQPFTPPAVALHRPDVEVFSVGDPANEPTRELAENGNLDPLVSLIEDTNSIRAAGVGDAALVPESDPGDTGNPYYAELELSADASATHLTFASMLVATNDGIVGLDTVALPEAVNESETHYANGYDVGTEQNTELFADLVPPAKTLILGGEPEGTGESDEDIAEDGVIRPHPGIQGVGNLPPEVYDWREPAAVVQVERLDGD; via the coding sequence ATGACTGCGGACGACCTCGGAGAGACGACGGCGAACCGACAGACGACGGCGGGCGGCTCGGAGACGACAGCGGGCGGCCCCGTGATGACGCGACGGCGAGCGCTCGCACTCGGCGGCGCCGGCGTCGGCGCGCTCGCGCTCGGCGGCGCGCCGTTCGTCACCGCGCAGTCGGCAGACGGGAAGGCGGCGCGAACTTACCGCGTGACCGTGACGAACCTGACGCGTGGCCAGCCGTTCACGCCGCCGGCCGTCGCGCTCCACCGGCCGGACGTGGAGGTGTTCTCGGTCGGCGACCCCGCGAACGAACCCACGAGGGAACTCGCGGAGAACGGCAACCTCGACCCGCTCGTTTCGCTCATCGAGGACACGAACAGCATTCGCGCGGCGGGCGTCGGGGACGCGGCGCTCGTCCCCGAAAGCGACCCGGGCGACACCGGGAACCCGTACTACGCGGAACTCGAACTGTCCGCGGACGCGAGCGCGACCCACCTCACGTTCGCGAGCATGCTCGTCGCGACGAACGACGGCATCGTCGGCCTCGACACCGTGGCGCTCCCGGAGGCCGTCAACGAGTCCGAGACGCACTACGCGAACGGCTACGACGTGGGAACCGAGCAGAACACGGAACTGTTCGCTGACCTCGTGCCGCCCGCGAAGACGCTGATTCTCGGCGGCGAACCCGAGGGGACCGGCGAGAGCGACGAGGACATCGCGGAGGACGGCGTGATTCGTCCACACCCGGGGATTCAGGGCGTCGGGAACCTCCCGCCGGAGGTGTACGACTGGCGCGAACCCGCGGCCGTCGTGCAGGTCGAACGGCTCGACGGTGACTGA
- a CDS encoding NAD(P)-dependent alcohol dehydrogenase: MRAFVMNGIGETGFAEKDRPEPGPTDAILRPTKALVCTSDVHTVHGAIGERENLTLGHEVVGTVDEVGDSVTDFAPGDRVVVGAITPDWGSAAAQDGHPSQSGAALGGWKFANEKDGVFAEYVHVNEADANLAPIPESVTDEEAAYVTDMMSTGFMGAEHADIPVGGTVAVFAQGPVGLMATKGADLQGAGRIFAVETVQSRQDLAKQYGADEIVDFAEGDPVEQIRERTDGEGVDAAIEALGSSETLEQCVAAVKPGGTVSNVGYHGEGEYVNLPREDWGVGMAEKDIVTGLCPGGRLRLERLLALIDSGRVDPTPMTTHEFAFENTDEAFELMESKEDGVIKPLITFE, encoded by the coding sequence ATGCGAGCATTCGTGATGAACGGCATCGGCGAGACCGGGTTCGCAGAGAAAGACCGCCCCGAACCGGGGCCGACGGACGCGATTCTCCGCCCGACGAAGGCGTTGGTCTGCACGTCGGACGTCCACACCGTCCACGGCGCAATCGGGGAGCGCGAGAACCTCACGCTCGGCCACGAGGTGGTGGGGACCGTCGACGAGGTGGGCGACTCTGTCACCGACTTCGCGCCCGGCGACAGGGTCGTCGTCGGCGCCATCACGCCCGACTGGGGGTCGGCGGCCGCCCAAGACGGCCACCCCTCGCAGTCCGGCGCGGCCCTCGGCGGGTGGAAGTTCGCGAACGAGAAAGACGGCGTGTTCGCCGAGTACGTCCACGTCAACGAGGCGGACGCGAACCTCGCGCCCATCCCGGAGTCGGTTACCGACGAGGAGGCCGCCTACGTCACCGACATGATGAGTACCGGCTTCATGGGCGCCGAGCACGCCGACATTCCCGTGGGTGGCACGGTCGCCGTGTTCGCGCAGGGGCCGGTCGGCCTGATGGCGACGAAGGGCGCGGACCTGCAGGGCGCGGGCCGCATCTTCGCCGTGGAGACGGTGCAGTCCCGGCAGGACCTCGCGAAGCAGTACGGCGCCGACGAAATCGTCGACTTCGCCGAGGGCGACCCGGTCGAACAGATACGCGAACGCACCGACGGCGAGGGCGTCGACGCCGCCATCGAGGCCCTCGGGTCGAGCGAGACGCTCGAACAGTGCGTCGCCGCCGTGAAGCCCGGCGGCACCGTCTCGAACGTCGGCTACCACGGCGAGGGCGAGTACGTGAACCTCCCGCGCGAGGACTGGGGCGTCGGCATGGCCGAGAAGGACATCGTGACGGGGCTCTGTCCGGGCGGCCGCCTGCGCCTCGAACGCCTGCTCGCGCTCATCGACTCCGGACGCGTCGACCCGACGCCGATGACCACACACGAGTTCGCGTTCGAGAACACGGACGAGGCCTTCGAGTTGATGGAGTCCAAGGAGGACGGCGTCATCAAGCCCCTGATAACGTTCGAGTGA
- a CDS encoding Na+/H+ antiporter NhaC family protein, with product MVSGVEAGALSIVPALLAIGLAWRTRDAQIGLFVGVVAAGVVYGALNPAAVGVPDDLIRAGPHVAEVSPQADDASSWSVGLGGVLLGSVFGLKVVPEIIATAPLFGPWYVENVLLAIFAIGGMIGLMIRSGAIRGVLEALADRVDDSADAEKAAFLAGIAVHIDDYFNCLVVGSMMRPLTDRFNVSRAKLAYYVDSAGSPAARLAFYSTWGAAMVGFIGGGIEQAASQGNLPSGMSGFVGAEGNAVTGAIWPLFFNTLFTGFYSWIALAIAALVAWQVFPNIFEMGREESRARAGNGVVGEDDDPMISEELDRYEVYEGATPHWRNFAVPILTMIVVGLGAMFWRASPVIYVDGATGSTLLRVAEWQLVAPPAGPWSFNIGGVSLGIASVAAFAVAFLMYRLQGNIPSNKDATDAAMVGFKGILLAAVILMFASSIQNAVTVLGVASFITATFGNIPAFVVPVVVFLTTAFVSFSDGSSWSTYGIMFPIAIPLAFATGANLPLVLGAVFSGGIFGDHSSPISDTTVLASSTSGSDHMVHVRSQIPYAVITAAITAALFLLFGFVLPEGFRVIPY from the coding sequence ATGGTAAGTGGTGTAGAGGCGGGCGCGTTGTCCATCGTCCCGGCGTTGCTCGCCATCGGGCTGGCGTGGCGGACGCGCGACGCGCAAATCGGGCTGTTCGTCGGCGTCGTCGCCGCCGGCGTGGTCTACGGCGCGCTGAATCCCGCGGCCGTCGGCGTGCCCGACGACCTGATTCGGGCGGGGCCGCACGTCGCCGAGGTCTCGCCGCAGGCCGACGACGCGAGTTCGTGGAGCGTCGGCCTCGGCGGCGTCCTGCTCGGGTCGGTGTTCGGTCTCAAAGTCGTCCCCGAGATAATCGCGACGGCGCCGCTGTTCGGGCCGTGGTACGTCGAGAACGTCCTGCTCGCCATCTTCGCCATCGGCGGGATGATCGGGCTGATGATTCGGTCGGGCGCGATTCGTGGCGTCCTCGAGGCGCTCGCCGACCGCGTGGACGACTCGGCGGACGCCGAGAAGGCGGCGTTCCTCGCGGGCATCGCCGTCCACATCGACGACTACTTCAACTGCTTGGTGGTCGGGTCGATGATGCGCCCGCTGACCGACCGGTTCAACGTCTCGCGGGCGAAACTCGCGTACTACGTCGACTCCGCCGGGTCGCCGGCCGCCCGCCTCGCCTTCTACTCGACGTGGGGCGCGGCGATGGTCGGGTTCATCGGCGGCGGCATCGAGCAGGCCGCGAGTCAGGGGAATCTCCCGTCGGGGATGAGCGGGTTCGTCGGCGCCGAGGGGAACGCGGTCACGGGCGCCATCTGGCCGCTGTTCTTCAACACCCTGTTCACGGGCTTCTACTCGTGGATTGCACTCGCAATCGCGGCGCTCGTCGCGTGGCAGGTGTTCCCGAACATCTTCGAGATGGGGCGAGAGGAGTCCCGCGCCCGCGCCGGGAACGGCGTCGTCGGCGAGGACGACGACCCGATGATTTCCGAGGAACTCGACCGCTACGAGGTGTACGAGGGCGCGACCCCCCACTGGCGCAACTTCGCCGTGCCCATCCTGACGATGATCGTGGTCGGTCTCGGCGCGATGTTCTGGCGCGCGAGCCCCGTCATCTACGTCGACGGCGCGACCGGGTCGACGCTCCTCCGGGTCGCGGAGTGGCAGTTGGTCGCGCCGCCCGCCGGCCCGTGGTCGTTCAACATCGGCGGCGTCAGCCTCGGCATCGCGTCCGTCGCCGCGTTCGCCGTGGCGTTCCTGATGTACCGCCTGCAGGGGAACATCCCCTCGAACAAGGACGCCACGGACGCCGCGATGGTCGGCTTCAAGGGCATCCTGCTCGCCGCCGTCATCCTGATGTTCGCGTCCTCGATTCAGAACGCCGTCACCGTCCTCGGCGTCGCGTCGTTCATCACCGCGACGTTCGGGAACATCCCGGCGTTCGTCGTGCCCGTCGTCGTCTTCCTCACCACGGCGTTCGTGAGTTTCTCCGACGGGTCGTCGTGGTCGACGTACGGCATCATGTTCCCCATCGCGATTCCGCTCGCGTTCGCGACGGGCGCGAACCTCCCGCTCGTGCTCGGGGCGGTGTTCAGCGGCGGCATCTTCGGCGACCACTCGTCGCCGATCAGCGACACCACGGTGCTGGCGTCCTCGACGTCCGGCAGCGACCACATGGTCCACGTGCGCTCCCAGATTCCGTACGCCGTCATCACCGCCGCCATCACCGCGGCGCTGTTCCTCCTGTTCGGGTTCGTGTTGCCCGAGGGATTCCGCGTCATCCCGTACTGA